One genomic window of Solanum dulcamara chromosome 10, daSolDulc1.2, whole genome shotgun sequence includes the following:
- the LOC129870950 gene encoding cyclin-SDS isoform X1, protein MKRKLHAEALQPAVQQPKEILPAVKKQLRSKLPRRRRSHISPILRSFSIAATSHLTSEVSRESSKGSVNKETAVKKRGIEGEEFRRITRAYFRKNFLEDQKKDVEVEVSECSCVDSCSEVIGRIIKNEDPLDIVSKQKRNAKVIEGTEDSDAISRFLKASGGFCGESSKSGGDVVEGSRNAVKITDEDVVSFNSVLQSPSESKCGNLSVQTIKCSENRAAEDVESEVSRVCPEVELSAVEQEHEKLVEAEFDLECSENFSIVDVSDDYSSAYSELQSEIFPESSDIDLSDYSPSYWYDSGSQFSEKSNADASPSPTFTLFLQFGQQFCRSTAALQSTPTNSLEDHISNEFTGLEDEEDEESYRMIRNRERRQLYLHDYAEEYCSTTDCGDLIVQQRLQMVHWILEQATRKDLQKETMFLSVNLFDRFLSKGYFKTKRCLQIAGIACLTLAVRIEENQPFNSIRQKTFSVAGTAYSCSEVVAMEWLVQEVLNFQCFLPTIYNFLWFYLKAATATEYMERTTKYLAVLALLGHEHLCYRPSTVASALVILALSAANLYASCHLVTKTHAKIKDEDLPECIKSLEWLVKYI, encoded by the exons ATGAAGCGAAAGTTACATGCAGAAGCACTTCAACCAGCGGTTCAGCAACCGAAGGAAATCCTACCGGCTGTGAAGAAGCAGCTCCGGTCGAAGCTACCTCGCCGGAGGCGATCACATATATCTCCAATTCTACGTTCATTCTCTATTGCTGCTACGTCTCACTTGACCAGCGAAGTCTCACGTGAATCGAGCAAAGGCTCTGTGAATAAGGAAACGGCAGTGAAGAAGCGTGGAATTGAAGGAGAGGAATTTCGGAGAATTACTAGAGCTTATTTCAGGAAGAACTTTCTCGAGGATCAGAAGAAGGATGTTGAAGTGGAAGTATCGGAGTGCTCTTGTGTTGATTCGTGTTCTGAAGTTATCGGAAGAATCATAAAAAATGAAGATCCACTTGATATCGTTTCAAAGCAGAAGAGAAATGCAAAAGTTATTGAAGGAACTGAGGATTCTGATGCAATTTCGAGATTTCTGAAAGCTTCTGGTGGTTTTTGCGGTGAAAGCTCAAAATCTGGAGGGGATGTTGTTGAAGGAAGCAGAAATGCTGTGAAAATCACCGATGAAGATGTCGTTTCATTCAATTCCGTGTTACAGTCGCCTTCTGAATCGAAATGTGGAAATTTATCAGTTCAAACAATCAAATGTAGTGAAAACAGAGCAGCGGAAGATGTCGAGTCTGAAGTTTCACGAGTCTGTCCAGAGGTAGAATTATCTGCTGTAGAACAAGAACATGAGAAGCTCGTTGAAGCAGAATTTGATCTGGAATGCTCTGAAAATTTCTCAATCGTTGATGTCTCTGATGACTATTCATCAGCCTACTCTGAACTCCAGTCAGAGATATTCCCGGAGAGTTCCGATATAGATCTCTCCGACTATAGTCCGTCGTATTGGTACGACTCCGGAAGCCAGTTCTCTGAGAAATCGAACGCAGACGCTAGTCCTTCACCTACTTTCACGTTGTTTCTTCAGTTCGGTCAACAGTTCTGCAGATCAACTGCGGCTTTGCAATCCACTCCCACGAACTCTTTGGAAGATCACATTTCTAATGAATTCACT GGATTGGAAGATGAAGAGGATGAAGAGAGCTACAGGATGATAAGAAACAGAGAGAGGAGGCAATTGTATCTACACGACTACGCCGAGGAATACTGTTCCACTACGGACTGCGGCGATCTAATCGTGCAGCAGCGGTTACAGATGGTTCATTGGATACTTGAG CAAGCCACGAGGAAGGACCTTCAGAAGGAGACGATGTTCCTAAGTGTCAACCTCTTTGACAGATTTCTAAGTAAAGGGTACTTCAAAACCAAAAGATGCCTTCAAATTGCTGGCATAGCCTGCCTTACTCTGGCAGTCAGGATTGAAGAAAACCAGCCTTTCAACAG CATTCGCCAGAAGACATTCTCTGTTGCAGGCACTGCATATAGCTGTTCTGAAGTGGTGGCTATGGAGTGGCTGGTGCAGGAGGTTCTCAACTTCCAGTGCTTTCTTCCCACAATCTACAACTTCTTATG GTTCTATCTTAAAGCTGCTACAGCTACCGAATATATGGAGAGGACAACTAAATACCTGGCAGTCCTAGCTTTGCTGGGTCATGAGCACTTGTGCTACAGACCATCAACTGTAGCTTCTGCACTGGTGATTCTCGCTTTATCAGCTGCCAATCTTTATGCCTCTTGTCATTTGGTCACAAAG ActcatgccaaaataaaagacgaAGATTTACCTGAATGCATAAAG AGCTTGGAATGGTTGGTGAAGTACATATGA
- the LOC129870950 gene encoding cyclin-SDS isoform X2: MKRKLHAEALQPAVQQPKEILPAVKKQLRSKLPRRRRSHISPILRSFSIAATSHLTSEVSRESSKGSVNKETAVKKRGIEGEEFRRITRAYFRKNFLEDQKKDVEVEVSECSCVDSCSEVIGRIIKNEDPLDIVSKQKRNAKVIEGTEDSDAISRFLKASGGFCGESSKSGGDVVEGSRNAVKITDEDVVSFNSVLQSPSESKCGNLSVQTIKCSENRAAEDVESEVSRVCPEVELSAVEQEHEKLVEAEFDLECSENFSIVDVSDDYSSAYSELQSEIFPESSDIDLSDYSPSYWYDSGSQFSEKSNADASPSPTFTLFLQFGQQFCRSTAALQSTPTNSLEDHISNEFTGLEDEEDEESYRMIRNRERRQLYLHDYAEEYCSTTDCGDLIVQQRLQMVHWILEQATRKDLQKETMFLSVNLFDRFLSKGYFKTKRCLQIAGIACLTLAVRIEENQPFNSIRQKTFSVAGTAYSCSEVVAMEWLVQEVLNFQCFLPTIYNFLWYKGSILKLLQLPNIWRGQLNTWQS; this comes from the exons ATGAAGCGAAAGTTACATGCAGAAGCACTTCAACCAGCGGTTCAGCAACCGAAGGAAATCCTACCGGCTGTGAAGAAGCAGCTCCGGTCGAAGCTACCTCGCCGGAGGCGATCACATATATCTCCAATTCTACGTTCATTCTCTATTGCTGCTACGTCTCACTTGACCAGCGAAGTCTCACGTGAATCGAGCAAAGGCTCTGTGAATAAGGAAACGGCAGTGAAGAAGCGTGGAATTGAAGGAGAGGAATTTCGGAGAATTACTAGAGCTTATTTCAGGAAGAACTTTCTCGAGGATCAGAAGAAGGATGTTGAAGTGGAAGTATCGGAGTGCTCTTGTGTTGATTCGTGTTCTGAAGTTATCGGAAGAATCATAAAAAATGAAGATCCACTTGATATCGTTTCAAAGCAGAAGAGAAATGCAAAAGTTATTGAAGGAACTGAGGATTCTGATGCAATTTCGAGATTTCTGAAAGCTTCTGGTGGTTTTTGCGGTGAAAGCTCAAAATCTGGAGGGGATGTTGTTGAAGGAAGCAGAAATGCTGTGAAAATCACCGATGAAGATGTCGTTTCATTCAATTCCGTGTTACAGTCGCCTTCTGAATCGAAATGTGGAAATTTATCAGTTCAAACAATCAAATGTAGTGAAAACAGAGCAGCGGAAGATGTCGAGTCTGAAGTTTCACGAGTCTGTCCAGAGGTAGAATTATCTGCTGTAGAACAAGAACATGAGAAGCTCGTTGAAGCAGAATTTGATCTGGAATGCTCTGAAAATTTCTCAATCGTTGATGTCTCTGATGACTATTCATCAGCCTACTCTGAACTCCAGTCAGAGATATTCCCGGAGAGTTCCGATATAGATCTCTCCGACTATAGTCCGTCGTATTGGTACGACTCCGGAAGCCAGTTCTCTGAGAAATCGAACGCAGACGCTAGTCCTTCACCTACTTTCACGTTGTTTCTTCAGTTCGGTCAACAGTTCTGCAGATCAACTGCGGCTTTGCAATCCACTCCCACGAACTCTTTGGAAGATCACATTTCTAATGAATTCACT GGATTGGAAGATGAAGAGGATGAAGAGAGCTACAGGATGATAAGAAACAGAGAGAGGAGGCAATTGTATCTACACGACTACGCCGAGGAATACTGTTCCACTACGGACTGCGGCGATCTAATCGTGCAGCAGCGGTTACAGATGGTTCATTGGATACTTGAG CAAGCCACGAGGAAGGACCTTCAGAAGGAGACGATGTTCCTAAGTGTCAACCTCTTTGACAGATTTCTAAGTAAAGGGTACTTCAAAACCAAAAGATGCCTTCAAATTGCTGGCATAGCCTGCCTTACTCTGGCAGTCAGGATTGAAGAAAACCAGCCTTTCAACAG CATTCGCCAGAAGACATTCTCTGTTGCAGGCACTGCATATAGCTGTTCTGAAGTGGTGGCTATGGAGTGGCTGGTGCAGGAGGTTCTCAACTTCCAGTGCTTTCTTCCCACAATCTACAACTTCTTATGGTACAAAG GTTCTATCTTAAAGCTGCTACAGCTACCGAATATATGGAGAGGACAACTAAATACCTGGCAGTCCTAG